From the Candidozyma auris chromosome 2, complete sequence genome, the window TACGAAATAGTGTCTAATGAATTACGAGCATATAGCAGGGTAGTGTAGCAGTGAAGAAGGTAAATTGTATTCTCACGAGATGAGCGGAGCGTAACCGGAGCGATACAGAGGGTTTCAAAGGCCTGATAGTGCGCACGTAAAGCCGGTCCAGGATCTCATAGAGGGCAGCGAAGCCTGAGTCATAGAAGCATGCaacggctgcgaaagcGGGTAGAGTCCTGATGCAAGGAATCATATTGGAGCCAGTGATATCTAAAGAAGGACTACGGTTTCGGGAGCACCAATCAATGTTCAGTATATATAACATCATGAATGAATTGTTTTGAAGTAGAAAGTTCTCACTCCTAATACGTCCACACATTATAGCTTTGTGTCTGGTGGAGCCTGAAGCTTTCAACTGAGGTAGcgacgacattgtcgcGGGAAACCCAGAGGTCAGCTCCACGTGAGTCACTAGCGGTGTTATACAAATTGACTTGATCTTTGAAACGACACTTATTGGAAATTAGACCCAAAGCGCATAATGGCTAAATAGAAGCATGCTGGATCTGCCCAGTAAGGAGAGCCTGATATCGTTGCACCTGGGCGGCCTCTCATTTGCGGGGCCGATACCGGGCCTGCACCGGGCACAGGAAAGATTTTTCACCTCTTGTCCAAGTGGTCGCTCTCGTCGACATATAAAGAGCGCTCCATTCGCATAGGTTCACTCAATCCCTATACTTTTTCCGTTCACATATTCTTTTCAATGTCCTTCAGAAACGCTACCATCCGCATGGCTCGCCAGGCTTCTGGCGCTGCCGCTAAGCAGATTGCTGCTAAGAGAAGCCTTGCTGCCTTGGCTACCAGATCCGCTGCTGCTACTAAGCCTGTCGTGAGTGCCGCTCCATTGGCTACCCGTGGTCTTAAAACCATCAATTTTGGTGGCACCGAAGAGGTTGTCCACGAGCGTGCTGACTGGCCCAGAGAGAAATTGTTGgagtacttcaagaacgACACCATGGCGCTTATTGGTTACGGGTCCCAGGGTTACGGTCAGGGTTTGAACTTGAGAGACAATGGTTTGAACGTGATCATCGGTGTTAGAAAGAACGGTGCCTCCTGGAAGGCTGCCATTGAGGACGGCTGGGTGCCAGGCGAGAACTTGTTCGACGTCAAGGAGGCCATCACTAAGGGTACGATCATCATGAACTTGTTGTCTGACGCAGCCCAGTCCGAGACGTGGCCAGACCTCAAGCCATTGATCACCGAGGGCAAGACCTTGTACTTCTCCCACGGATTCTCTCCAGtcttcaaggacttgaCCAAGGTTGAGCCTCCATCCAACGTGGATGTCATCTTGGCTGCTCCAAAGGGTTCCGGTAGAACCGTGAGATCCTTGTTTTTGGAGGGCAGAGGTATCAACTCCTCTTACGCCGTGTGGAACGATGTCACCGGCAAGGCCGAGGAGAAGGCCATTGCCATGGCTGTGGCCATTGGCTCTGGTTACGTGTACCAGACCACTTTCGAGAGAGAGGTCAACTCTGACTTGTACGGTGAGAGAGGCTGCTTGATGGGTGGTATCCACGGTATGTTCTTGGCTCAGTACGAAGTGTTGAGAGAGAACGGTCACACCCCATCCGAGGCTTTTAACGAGACCGTCGAGGAGGCCACCCAGTCTTTGTACCCATTGATCGGTAAGTACGGTATGGACTACATGTACGATGCCTGCTCCACCACTGCCAGAAGAGGTGCCTTGGACTGGTATCCAAGATTCAAGGACGCTTTGAAGCCAGTGTTCGTTGAGTTGTACGAATCTGTCAAGAATGGTACCGAGACTCAGAGATCTTTGGACTTCAACGGTGCCCCAGACTACAGAGAGAGattggaggaggagttggagaCCATCAGAAACATGGAGATCTGGAAGGTCGGTAAGGAGGTGAGAAAGTTGCGTCCTGAGAACCAGTAAGCGCTTTCTCTGTCTTtgattcaaaaaaaatttgtcTGTATATCTCGTAATGGTCAAGAAGGACTAGCGAGGCCATTCAATTCTGCTTATGCCTTTGCTCGCtttttttatatatatACTGGCGAGGGCTTTGGTTGAGGTTATTTTATAATTTGTGCATAGGAACGTCCTGTTTGTTGAATAAACATGTTCCACGAGCAATGTGTAGCTCACTTATAAATTAGTAGATTATTaagtttttgttgaagctgttgTGTCGTTTAGCCTGCTATGTGTTGCTAGGCGGTCACTGCACAATGCTCACATCTGCCCCAGACTTCCCTTACTTTGAACCACCAATCTCCTAGATCCATAGACCTGAATTAtggacgacgacgacgacgcATGGTCTTATTCCTACCCACCCTCTACCGAtttgcttcctcttcaGACCACTGGATCCTGTGATGACGGTGCCTTCAACGATTCGCTTAGAGGTAGCCATGAGGGTTCTTCGTTACGATCACCAGCAAGACTCTCCTCTGACCTTCTGAAACCTCCTAAGTTGGATAATGCTACGTTTCGCTCCATCTCATCTAGTCTGCCTGGACCTTCTGCACTGTCCTTGGGAAACAAGAGCTCGGGAGGGTTCATGCCAAAAGCCGTGCCTGCCGATCCACACACTACAAAAAGAGACGCCAGCTCCATCATGTCGAAGGAGGGATCAACAAACGCATTGGCTTCAAACGGAAAGGACGGCTCTGCTTCGCCGCCTTCCACGCCCAAGACAGACCTCAGCAACTCCATTAGGATATGGCAGAAGCAACAAGAGCAGGACTCTCAAAACACACAGCTAAGCGAGatggctgctgctgcagcGGCAGAGGAAAACAATGACGTGGCCGTGTCGCCAAAAATCATTGCCTACAGAAAAACCCATAAAAAAACCTGGAGTGAAGGGAATGGGCCTGCGTTTTTAGAACAACAAAATGAGctcgaggaagagaagttTGACTGGAAGTTATATGTGGCTGAGAAGTTCAAAGGCACCCAGTATAGGTATGCCACCATGCGGCGAAATGTCGATTTTCACACACTATTCAGATCTATTGATCTTACTGATAGGCTCTTGGACGATTTTGCCTGTGCCCTCAGCAGGGAAATATTGCTACAAGGACGGTTGTATGTCACTGAGCGGTTCATTTGTTTTAATTCGAATCTTCTAGGCTGGGTGACTAGTCTAACAGTGCCTTTTGAAGATATCAAACGAATAGATAAAAAGTCCACTGCTGGTTTATTCCCCAACGGTATTTCTATCGAAACAAATGATGCAAAACATAGTTTTGCCagttttctttcaagagattCTGTCTACGAGTTTCTACGCACTGTTTGGCAGGCGTCAACGGGAAAACCCTTGTCCGAATTGAATTCCTCGCCACCATTGCCCCTCAGCCTGACAAAAAGCCGCCCTTCGTCAAGCGCAGAGGGAAATATATCATCGTATATTAATTCCATTGACGGAGATGACGGGCCTGACGTGAAGATAACTGGTCCAGTCTTGCCAGGCGAGCAGACAAGTACTGAGGAGGAGAGCACCGATGAAAGCGATTACAGTAACTCGGATGCTGAGTTGGAGTCACCACAAACCGAGGCAAGTCCAGTATCTAAATCTTTGCAGGACCCTGCGATAGTACTAACTCAAATACGAAGATTGAAGCCGGAGAGCATGTACAAAAACATGGGTCCTGAAACCCATATTCCAACGAGGGTTAGTAAGAGCTTTGAGGATGACGACAAAATGAATGAAATTATGACCGCCACAATATCGGCGCCTATGGGAACGGTGTTTGACATCTTATTCGGGGGTGAAAACACCAGCTTTCATTCTCATTTTCTAGAAACGCATAATGCTTCAGAATTGTCTCCTTACAATGATTATCATCCAATGGAGGAGGATCCAACTAGGCTCGAGAGAAAATACACTTATAAAAGGGCCCTTGGATATTCGATAGGTCCCAAATCTACAAATTGTGTTGTGAGTGAGATCATTGAACATCTAAATTTTGCAGACTACGTTGTCTTACTATCGATTACGTCAACGCCGGATGTTCCATCTGGTGGTGCATTCACGGTGCGTACTAGATACTACTTTACTTGGGGAGAAGCCAAcacaacaacaataaaGATTGCCTATTTTGTCAAATGGACAGGCTCATCTTggatcaagaagatggtgGAGAATCTGACACAAACAGCACAAGCAGAAGCTGCAAAAGATTTGATAGAGAGCTTAAATAAAGAGATAGCTGACCACACATTTCCAGCTTCTGGTCCACCGGCACTTAAGGCCGACTTCGAAGCTGCCAAGGcagagcaagaagaaatacCGTCGTCAAAAAcagagaaacaaaagaagaggaaagagaaggcaaCTGCTGGTATATTCTCTTCGCAAAGCACAATTGGAGCGATCTGTATCTTGGGAAGCTTATTCAtgtctctccttcttgctATACAGGTGAGGATGATGGCAGAAATGCTGGAGAATAAGACCTTGATGCAGAAGCAACTTGCGATAACGACAACACTTCTTGGAGTTCTTCAACTACAGAACAAAAAGGAGGCTCCGAATTCATCAAGCGATGATATATTTTGGGCTAATGTGGATGCACAGGAGGGCAGGACCCTCAGTAAAAACGAGCGGGCATCATACCTTGTAAAGCAAGCACTTctacttcttgaagatgacgataaGAACAGTGTCTCGCAGTCATTGATGGGTCTTCTTTAAAGTCTATGTACCAGATACATATAAGTATTTACAGGataaaagagaagaatattGTCATAGCCATAAAGGTATTTCAGCACACACGTAGCTTGCCGTCCACGCCCTgctgctctcttctttcaatgaCATCCATATCTTCTATAGTATGTGCTATGATCTGACTGTTTTTATCATTGAGCTCGAAAATGAAGATTCCCAGAACCACCCTCTCCAAAGAGTCAGAGTCCTCTTTTTTAAGTCCAATGATACCTTTGGTAAGATCAGCCAATGATGAAGTGAGTGACCAGTTGTAAGGGTGTTCTTTGGCATCCACAAACTTATCTGCATCTATTCGGGACCATCTGTGGCTCCCCAATTTTGCGTCACCGGTTTTCAGGCTCGATGCTGAGGAATGACGAGTGAGATGAGTGCATCCCTCAGGACACGTTGTCCAGCGCACAAAGATCTTTTGAGACTCAGGGTAGACACATGAGAAGTCAGATGCCGTGGTAGTTCGCATGTTCTGGATGTGTAGTTGAACATTGGGGTTCACCACCACCGATGTCATGAACAATTGCAAGGCCTTACACGTTGCGTAGTAAGATACGTGTCCCTTTATATTTGGCAAGAAAGCGTTTATCTGTTCAAAGTGAGAGGGACAGATTCGTAGCATGATATCGGGCAGAATCAAGTGCTTCGGTAATGTCTCGTGCACCATTCTAGGTACAAGCTGTCTAAGCTCATCAACCATAGCGCCCAAAttggccttcttctcctgcTCCTCTGGGTCAACCTCTCCTTCCTCCTTATCCTCCACAAGATTTAGCAATTCCCTCGTGGACTTGGCTGGCGGAAGTCTCACCACCCTAATCTCATATGGTTCCGATACATTAGCCACCATCGACGGTTTCGATACGACCAGCGTAAAGAGACGAATTCTGGAGGCTTGCCATGGTTTTTGAAACGATAGCACGCACCAGCGTCGCATAGTACTCATGAAAGTGTAAGTTTCGTTTAGAAAGTGAGTGGGTGAGGTAAGCTCAAGTAGTTAAGATTGAGCGGCGATGATTATGTGCGAACTAGTTTATGCCAGGCACCGAGTGGTACGAGGTGAGATGCTGAGTTCCCTCAGTCGAGATGAATTTATTGACCTCTTCGAAGACGATGTTGATTACAATTTGATATCTCGGTCTTTGGTAAGAAATTGACCAATAACGAAGATGATGGGTGGTCGCTTTTGCTCACTAAGCACTATATAGGAGGCATAGTTATCACCACTGACAGCAGTACGATAAACAAGCACTGTTTAATTACTCCTGAGGCTAAAATGAGAGTGAACAGACTGCAAAGTATTATCATTGAGATGATGGCTCGGCCATCCTCCATGACATCATTGCTCATGCACATCTACGTCTTTCTTCCACACATATATCAATTAAATTACACGGGTGTTAGTCAATAGCACTTATTGTTTCTCCAATGGGGTCAAACGCAAGTATGgcttgatgattctgaACTTGGGGAACAACGTCTTGGCCTCCTCGTTCGACACAGATGGGTGAACAATGACGTCGTCACCTGGAACCCAGTTGATTGGAGTGGTCACTCTGTGCTTGTCACCAGTCTGCAAAGAGTCCAACACTCTCAAGACCTCAGCAGTGTTTCTACCAGTGGAGGCTGGGTACGACAAAATCAAtctgatcttcttggatgGGTCAATGATGAACACAGATCTGATGGTGAGCTGCACACCCTTGTCGTCAATGTTGGTGGCGTCCTGGTAGTCAATCATATCGTAGGCGTGAGCAATCTTTCTCTCTGGGTCTGCAATGATTGGGAAGGTCAATTGTGAGCCAGTGATCTCGTCAATGTCCTTGATCCAGGCCTTGTGGGACTCAGTGCCATTGGCAGACAAACCGATGAGCTTGgtgtttctcttctcaaactctGGCTGCAACTTGGCAAAGGCACCCAATTCAGTCGTACACACTGGAGTGAAGTCGTCTGGGTGAGAGAACAAGATGGCCCACGAGTTGCCAATGTACTCGTGGAAAGAGATGGGACCGTTAGAGGTCTCTGCGGTGAAGTCAGGGGCGGTAGAGCCCAATCTCAAGGTTTTCTTCTCGGTCATTTTTCTTGATAAGATGTGTGTATCTGGATATGAGGCAAACTAAACTGTTCAGGCTTGGGACAAGCTTTTTATATGGCAAGCTTGTGAGGTAGAGaaattcgcagccattcaatGTAGATCACTCGCACTCACGTGCCATTACTTTATTGACGCACCCTGGGGCAACCGATGTCGCCAGTGCAGCGGTTGAAATGGCAAAAATTGGTGCTTCCAAGAATTATGGCCCAATTTTGTTGGCCGACCCACGCACCTTGTACTTCTTAAAGAAAAGTTTGAGCTCTGAACGCGTGGCACGGAGTTTGTTAAGATCTCGCATCTTGACTGTTAGGACCGATCCTCGATGGTATCCACAGTTTTTTCTGCCTTTGTTCGTCTGTATTGAATGCAAATGAACTTCCATGAGGGTTTTCATctccatttcttttcttttcattcttattcttattttttttattttttttatttttttttgtgatATTTTCAGATCTATCCTCAGATTGTTTAAGGGGACTTTCTTTATTGAGCAGTTATTGCCTGTCGTTGGACTCGTCTGTACTACTAACCTCACTGTTGACAACCAACTCTTCCTGttcttcctcatccacATCAACTCCGTAGTCTTGAAGGGTCTCTCCCATGTCATTGACCCATTCGCTGCGCTTCATGTTGCTTCTTGGGTCCAAGTGTTTCTTGATAAGTGATACGTCTCCAAGTGCTCTCAAATCTTCGTCAGTATACTCCAGAGGAACAAAATCTACCTGTCCACCATCAGGAGGCCATGGAAGGTTCAACtggtcatcatcatcgttgGTCTTGAATTCGTAACCATTGCCTGGGGCTTTGCCCcaaaataaaatgaaaTTCCAAGGGTACCCAAGCGCAGTGAcaaagttggagaagaagcctaGATCGTAAGGGAATATAATGTCGTCGGGCGTGAAGTTGTCAGGAATAAGCGAAGGAGGCTGGTCATCATTCTCATCGGAATTGAGGTTTTCCATGGGTATGTTCTCCTCTTGAATATCCTCCAATGGGTCTCCCTGGTAATATCGAGCACCCACGTTCCAGGAAGTAAGCTTAGGAAGCTCAGAGCCATGGATTGTTTTGTAATTCTTTCTGATTTGGTACCAGAGTCTTTCAGTGTGAAATTGGCCCTCGATGCGTTCCATTTCCCAC encodes:
- the ILV5 gene encoding ketol-acid reductoisomerase, which gives rise to MSFRNATIRMARQASGAAAKQIAAKRSLAALATRSAAATKPVVSAAPLATRGLKTINFGGTEEVVHERADWPREKLLEYFKNDTMALIGYGSQGYGQGLNLRDNGLNVIIGVRKNGASWKAAIEDGWVPGENLFDVKEAITKGTIIMNLLSDAAQSETWPDLKPLITEGKTLYFSHGFSPVFKDLTKVEPPSNVDVILAAPKGSGRTVRSLFLEGRGINSSYAVWNDVTGKAEEKAIAMAVAIGSGYVYQTTFEREVNSDLYGERGCLMGGIHGMFLAQYEVLRENGHTPSEAFNETVEEATQSLYPLIGKYGMDYMYDACSTTARRGALDWYPRFKDALKPVFVELYESVKNGTETQRSLDFNGAPDYRERLEEELETIRNMEIWKVGKEVRKLRPENQ
- the PRX1 gene encoding thioredoxin peroxidase, translated to MTEKKTLRLGSTAPDFTAETSNGPISFHEYIGNSWAILFSHPDDFTPVCTTELGAFAKLQPEFEKRNTKLIGLSANGTESHKAWIKDIDEITGSQLTFPIIADPERKIAHAYDMIDYQDATNIDDKGVQLTIRSVFIIDPSKKIRLILSYPASTGRNTAEVLRVLDSLQTGDKHRVTTPINWVPGDDVIVHPSVSNEEAKTLFPKFRIIKPYLRLTPLEKQ
- a CDS encoding palmitoyltransferase PFA4, which codes for MWQFSSPWVGIVIPSLLISGIGLGSLFFIFRHHMSPESQLGYLGLMILVGISYLFAILTPPGSPPKNYKPQKNQWKVWCNKCNLYKPPRTHHCKQCKTCVLAMDHHCPWTNNCVGHGNLPHFMRFLIMVLVGTGYTLYELSLRAYEFYEDRDLPAYLIDRSELAAVIVLLLVDGFVFFAIVVLFLRCIINISSGKTQIEVWEMERIEGQFHTERLWYQIRKNYKTIHGSELPKLTSWNVGARYYQGDPLEDIQEENIPMENLNSDENDDQPPSLIPDNFTPDDIIFPYDLGFFSNFVTALGYPWNFILFWGKAPGNGYEFKTNDDDDQLNLPWPPDGGQVDFVPSEYTDEDLRALGDVSLIKKHLDPRSNMKRSEWVNDMGETLQDYGVDVDEEEQEELVVNSEVSSTDESNDRQ